From a single Eleginops maclovinus isolate JMC-PN-2008 ecotype Puerto Natales chromosome 18, JC_Emac_rtc_rv5, whole genome shotgun sequence genomic region:
- the LOC134880543 gene encoding uncharacterized protein LOC134880543 isoform X1, with product MCLLFYRSSTVKCGKVIYKRVQIQSGPPSVFELITKAGRIGSIRRMTLGEKDPTKMNKTILLVGETGSGKSSLINSLINYAMGVEFEQDVWYQIIQDKKKSQSESQTSDVTVYEVFGLEDKPLSFSLTIIDTPGFGNTKGSEQDVLVSERLLNLFCSRDGIHEIDAVCLVVKATDCRLSDRLMYVFESVVSLFGKDIERNIVALITNSHFFNADNVLTALRDANVMCAKDKEDQPVHFIFNNAQKTEKNVRNKLALKYAWESTQNQMSQFAEFLNSTKPQDLTKTVKVLNARISLTACFHNLQERVEFIEQQQRVIKQTQEALKRHEQDMKDNKDFEVEIHEVFKCKEPISERRWWALGLNYGGAVCCEVCQENCHHPCTLAWYPHHCEVLQYKCSECNTKCKVPGHQKQLYCMVCTGKCHVSSHVKEKQCTQCEGECSDPKHPKTAWKYVSKTRNVKMTIQEMKDMYEKGKEESEKKVSFLETLQKTIDELQKEKYQWLEDCFGYVVQLEKNALKVDSQTTRVHLDFLIMKINEKGDTEKAAKLEEMKSKMDNKKKKSNPRGASYPI from the coding sequence AATGACTCTTGGTGAGAAAGATCCAACAAAGATGAACAAAACCATCTTGCTTGTGGGTGAGACAGGCTCAGGAAAATCGAGTCTGATCAACTCTCTGATCAACTACGCCATGGGGGTGGAGTTCGAACAAGATGTCTGGTATCAGATCATCCAGGACAAGAAGAAGAGTCAGTCGGAAAGTCAGACTTCAGACGTGACCGTGTACGAGGTCTTTGGTCTTGAAGATAAAcctctgtccttctctctcACCATCATTGATACTCCTGGATTTGGAAACACCAAAGGAAGTGAACAAGATGTCCTCGTCAGCGAAAGACTATTGAACTTGTTCTGCTCCAGGGATGGAATCCATGAGATCgatgcagtgtgtctggtgGTGAAAGCAACAGACTGTCGACTGAGTGACCGACTGATGTACGTCTTTGAATCAGTGGTGTCTCTGTTTGGAAAAGACATAGAGAGGAACATCGTGGCCCTCATcacaaactcacattttttcAACGCTGATAATGTTCTAACAGCTCTGAGAGATGCAAATGTCATGTGTGCAAAAGACAAGGAGGATCAGCCcgttcatttcatttttaataatgcccagaaaacagagaaaaatgtaagaaataagcTTGCTCTGAAGTATGCTTGGGAATCAACACAGAACCAAATGAGCCAGTTTGCAGAGTTCCTGAACAGCACCAAACCTCAGGACCTGACGAAAACTGTGAAAGTGCTGAATGCACGCATCAGTCTGACAGCCTGCTTCCACAACCTGCAAGAGAGGGTCGAGTTTATCGAGCAGCAACAGAGAGTGATCAAACAGACTCAAGAAGCCCTGAAGAGACATGAACAAGACATGAAGGATAACAAGGACTTTGAGGTAGAAATCCATGAGGTCTTCAAATGTAAAGAACCGATCAGTGAGAGAAGATGGTGGGCGTTAGGGTTGAACTATGGAGGAGCGGTGTGCTGTGAAGTGTGTCAGGAGAACTGTCACCATCCATGCACACTGGCCTGGTATCCACATCACTGTGAGGTCCTGCAATACAAATGCAGTGAATGCAACACAAAGTGTAAAGTACCAGGCCATCAGAAGCAGCTTTACTGCATGGTATGCACTGGGAAGTGTCACGTATCCAGTCacgtgaaagaaaaacaatgcacTCAATGTGAGGGTGAGTGCAGTGATCCAAAGCATCCGAAAACAGCCTGGAAATATGTGAGCAAGACACGGAATGTTAAGATGACCATACAAGAGATGAAAGACATGTATGAAAAGGGTAAAGAAGAAAGTGAGAAGAAAGTGAGCTTCTTGGAAACTCTTCAGAAGACCATCGACGAACTTCAGAAGGAAAAATATCAGTGGCTGGAAGATTGTTTCGGATATGTTGTCCAACTAGAGAAGAACGCCCTGAAGGTGGACTCACAGACCACTCGGGTCCACCTGGACTTCCTGATTATGAAGATAAATGAGaagggagacacagagaaggCCGCGAAACTGGAGGAGATGAAAAGCAAAatggacaacaaaaaaaagaagtccaaTCCGAGAGGCGCTTCTTATCCGATATGA
- the LOC134880543 gene encoding uncharacterized protein LOC134880543 isoform X2 produces the protein MAMSSTVKCGKVIYKRVQIQSGPPSVFELITKAGRIGSIRRMTLGEKDPTKMNKTILLVGETGSGKSSLINSLINYAMGVEFEQDVWYQIIQDKKKSQSESQTSDVTVYEVFGLEDKPLSFSLTIIDTPGFGNTKGSEQDVLVSERLLNLFCSRDGIHEIDAVCLVVKATDCRLSDRLMYVFESVVSLFGKDIERNIVALITNSHFFNADNVLTALRDANVMCAKDKEDQPVHFIFNNAQKTEKNVRNKLALKYAWESTQNQMSQFAEFLNSTKPQDLTKTVKVLNARISLTACFHNLQERVEFIEQQQRVIKQTQEALKRHEQDMKDNKDFEVEIHEVFKCKEPISERRWWALGLNYGGAVCCEVCQENCHHPCTLAWYPHHCEVLQYKCSECNTKCKVPGHQKQLYCMVCTGKCHVSSHVKEKQCTQCEGECSDPKHPKTAWKYVSKTRNVKMTIQEMKDMYEKGKEESEKKVSFLETLQKTIDELQKEKYQWLEDCFGYVVQLEKNALKVDSQTTRVHLDFLIMKINEKGDTEKAAKLEEMKSKMDNKKKKSNPRGASYPI, from the coding sequence AATGACTCTTGGTGAGAAAGATCCAACAAAGATGAACAAAACCATCTTGCTTGTGGGTGAGACAGGCTCAGGAAAATCGAGTCTGATCAACTCTCTGATCAACTACGCCATGGGGGTGGAGTTCGAACAAGATGTCTGGTATCAGATCATCCAGGACAAGAAGAAGAGTCAGTCGGAAAGTCAGACTTCAGACGTGACCGTGTACGAGGTCTTTGGTCTTGAAGATAAAcctctgtccttctctctcACCATCATTGATACTCCTGGATTTGGAAACACCAAAGGAAGTGAACAAGATGTCCTCGTCAGCGAAAGACTATTGAACTTGTTCTGCTCCAGGGATGGAATCCATGAGATCgatgcagtgtgtctggtgGTGAAAGCAACAGACTGTCGACTGAGTGACCGACTGATGTACGTCTTTGAATCAGTGGTGTCTCTGTTTGGAAAAGACATAGAGAGGAACATCGTGGCCCTCATcacaaactcacattttttcAACGCTGATAATGTTCTAACAGCTCTGAGAGATGCAAATGTCATGTGTGCAAAAGACAAGGAGGATCAGCCcgttcatttcatttttaataatgcccagaaaacagagaaaaatgtaagaaataagcTTGCTCTGAAGTATGCTTGGGAATCAACACAGAACCAAATGAGCCAGTTTGCAGAGTTCCTGAACAGCACCAAACCTCAGGACCTGACGAAAACTGTGAAAGTGCTGAATGCACGCATCAGTCTGACAGCCTGCTTCCACAACCTGCAAGAGAGGGTCGAGTTTATCGAGCAGCAACAGAGAGTGATCAAACAGACTCAAGAAGCCCTGAAGAGACATGAACAAGACATGAAGGATAACAAGGACTTTGAGGTAGAAATCCATGAGGTCTTCAAATGTAAAGAACCGATCAGTGAGAGAAGATGGTGGGCGTTAGGGTTGAACTATGGAGGAGCGGTGTGCTGTGAAGTGTGTCAGGAGAACTGTCACCATCCATGCACACTGGCCTGGTATCCACATCACTGTGAGGTCCTGCAATACAAATGCAGTGAATGCAACACAAAGTGTAAAGTACCAGGCCATCAGAAGCAGCTTTACTGCATGGTATGCACTGGGAAGTGTCACGTATCCAGTCacgtgaaagaaaaacaatgcacTCAATGTGAGGGTGAGTGCAGTGATCCAAAGCATCCGAAAACAGCCTGGAAATATGTGAGCAAGACACGGAATGTTAAGATGACCATACAAGAGATGAAAGACATGTATGAAAAGGGTAAAGAAGAAAGTGAGAAGAAAGTGAGCTTCTTGGAAACTCTTCAGAAGACCATCGACGAACTTCAGAAGGAAAAATATCAGTGGCTGGAAGATTGTTTCGGATATGTTGTCCAACTAGAGAAGAACGCCCTGAAGGTGGACTCACAGACCACTCGGGTCCACCTGGACTTCCTGATTATGAAGATAAATGAGaagggagacacagagaaggCCGCGAAACTGGAGGAGATGAAAAGCAAAatggacaacaaaaaaaagaagtccaaTCCGAGAGGCGCTTCTTATCCGATATGA
- the prss59 gene encoding thymus-specific serine protease produces MELSHMPPACFPVDIMALQRSGFLMSSVALCVLVSLCVVAEGGFKGFRRSNAGQEYTCRQGGVCEELWFTQQLDHFNGADSREWKQRYFVNEAFYKPEGPVFLMIGGEGPANPAWMQNGTWLTYAEKLGALCLMLEHRFYGKSRPTSDLSTENLRFLSSRQALADLAHFRTVMAEARGLANRKWVAFGGSYPGSLAAWFRLKYPHLVHASVATSAPVHATVNFPEYLEVVWRSLASENADCPRIVEEASSTLVKLLKDPTTYDNITKDFNLCSKLQIQTEMDSAYFLETLAGNFMDVVQYNEDNRGFEGVMGTNITIKLLCGVMADSSLGEPYERYAAVARLMMETFSVKCLDVGFNNYLKEMTNASWDGPAAGGGRQWVYQTCTEFGFYQSTDSPNQPFSGFPLKYHVQQCADFFNVSADQLAEAVAQTNEYYGGYDIRSSRIVLPNGSIDPWHALGITQDITPDLPAVFIKGTAHCANMYPARSEDLPQLSLARDHVFLLLQKWLNQ; encoded by the exons ATGGAACTGAGTCACATGCCTCCTGCCTGCTTCCCTGTTGATATCATGGCTTTACAGAGGAGTGGGTTTCTCATGTCCTCCGTTGCTTTATGTGTGttggtgtctctgtgtgtcgTTGCGGAGGGGGGGTTTAAGGGCTTCAGGAGGTCCAATGCAGGGCAGGAGTACACATGCAGACAGGGGGGGGTCTGTGAGGAGCTGTGGTTCACCCAACAACTGGATCACTTCAATGGAGCAGACAGCAGGGAGTGGAAGCAA aGGTATTTTGTAAATGAAGCCTTCTACAAGCCTGAGGGTCCCGTGTTCCTGATGATCGGGGGGGAGGGCCCGGCGAACCCGGCCTGGATGCAGAACGGCACCTGGCTCACCTACGCAGAGAAGCTGGGAGCGCTCTGCCTCATGCTGGAGCATCGCTTCTACGGGAAGAGCCGTCCCACCAG CGACCTGAGCACGGAGAACCTGCGCTTCCTCAGCAGTCGTCAGGCGCTGGCCGACCTCGCTCACTTCCGCACCGTCATGGCGGAGGCCCGCGGGCTGGCCAACAGGAAGTGGGTGGCGTTCGGAGGTTCGTACCCGGGATCCCTGGCCGCCTGGTTCAGACTGAAGTACCCCCACCTGGTCCACGCCTCTGTGGCCACCAGTGCCCCTGTTCACGCTACCGTTAATTTCCCAG agtACTTGGAGGTTGTGTGGCGTTCGCTGGCCTCGGAGAATGCAGATTGCCCCCGGATTGTGGAAGAGGCTTCGAGTACCCTCGTGAAGCTCCTGAAGGACCCCACGACCTACGACAACATCACCAAAGACTTCAA cTTATGTTCAAAGCTGCAGATCCAGACAGAGATGGACTCGGCCTACTTCCTGGAAACGCTGGCTGGAAACTTCATGGACGTGGTCCAGTACAATGAAGACAACCGGGGGTTTGAG GGAGTGATGGGCACCAACATCACCATTAAGCTGCTGTGCGGGGTGATGGCCGACTCGTCGCTGGGGGAGCCGTACGAACGCTACGCCGCCGTGGCCCGCCTCATGATGGAAACCTTCTCCGTTAAATGTCTGGACGTCGGCTTCAACAACTACCTGAAGGAGATGACTAATGCATCATGGGACGGGCCGGCCGCAGGAGGAG GGAGACAGTGGGTCTACCAGACCTGCACTGAATTTGGATTTTACCAGAGCACCGATTCACCAAACCAGCCGTTCAGCGGCTTCCCTCTGAA GTATCACGTGCAGCAGTGTGCCGACTTCTTTAACGTCAGCGCAGATCAGCTGGCGGAGGCCGTGGCGCAGACCAACGAGTATTACGGAGGCTACGACATCCGCTCCTCCAGGATCGTGCTTCCCAACGGATCCATCGACCCCTGGCACGCCCTGGGGATCACGCAGGACATCACCCCCGACCTGCCCGCTGTTTTTATCAAAG GAACGGCCCACTGTGCCAACATGTACCCGGCCCGGAGCGAGGATCTCCCCCAGCTGTCTCTGGCCCGGGACcacgtcttcctcctcctgcagaagtGGTTAAATCAATAA